From one Rosa rugosa chromosome 4, drRosRugo1.1, whole genome shotgun sequence genomic stretch:
- the LOC133743342 gene encoding uncharacterized protein LOC133743342 isoform X2: MTDLGFTIVILCLSSTRTRKVIFGIASLQAMTETSLEQNLSQKRLRKVILNFCITNWFTSLSCEWNVIEQSGEVEVPGPCYRIIPAVVTTAVGQMLAMAGVFGVGFVLDCLLLVHKAW, encoded by the exons ATGACTGATTTGGGGTTTACGATTGTCATATTGTGTTTGTCATCAACAAGGACAAGGAAGGTGATTTTTGGAATTGCGTCGCTGCAG GCAATGACAGAAACGAGTTTGGAGCAGAATCTCAGCCAAAAGAGGTTGAGGAAAGTGATTCTCAACTTCTGCATTACGAATTGGTTTACGAGTTTGAGTTGCGAATGGAAT GTGATTGAGCAGTCGGGAGAAGTTGAGGTTCCCGGACCATGTTACAGAATCATACCGGCTGTTGTTACAACTGCAGTTGGCCAAATG CTTGCGATGGCTGGGGTTTTTGGTGttgggtttgttttggattgcTTGCTTTTGGTCCATAAAGCTTGGTGA
- the LOC133743337 gene encoding heat shock cognate 70 kDa protein 2-like isoform X1: MATKCEGPTIGIDLGTTYSCVGVWQHGRVEIIANDQGNRTTPSYVAFTNSGRLIGDAAKNQVSKNPINTVFDAKRLIGRKFSDASVKSDMKLWPFKVRGVGDKPMIVVNYKNVEKKFAAEEISSMILVKMREIAEAYIGSTVNNAVVTVPAYFNDFQRQATKDAGVIAGMNIIRIINEPTAAAIAYGLDRKGNTVGGKNVLIFDLGGGTFDVSLLKIEEGIFEVKATAGDTHLGGEDFDNRMVNHFVQEFKRKHEKDISKNPRALRRLKTSCERAKRTLSSTSQTTIEIDSLFEDIDFYSTITRAKFEDINLDLFIKCMKPVDKCLRDAKMDKSIVHDVVLVGGSTRIPKIRQLLQDLFNGKELCKSINPDEAVAYGATVQAAILSIEGYNEKVQDLLLLDVTPLTLGCEDYKGHMTIVVPRNTTIPTKKQRSVTTIETAQSCIKFDVYEGESPIAKQNRLLGTFMLSHIRPASKRVPDISICFEIDANGILIVSAEEKSTNNKSKITITNNNKGSLCKEEIEKMVDEAKKYMSDDDDYKKKMEAMVALENYATNKMDTVHNRSNLNQEDKKRIVDAVEKVLEWLDENENHLAECEEYEDKLRKLDNLCSPILSKMYSKSKLQYTQNLIRSENRK; encoded by the exons ATGGCTACAAAATGTGAGGGTCCAACGATTGGTATCGACCTCGGAACAACTTACTCATGTGTGGGAGTTTGGCAACACGGTCGTGTTGAGATTATAGCTAATGATCAGGGCAATAGAACAACACCGTCTTACGTTGCTTTTACGAACAGTGGGCGTTTAATTGGTGATGCAGCCAAGAATCAAGTCTCCAAGAACCCCATCAACACTGTATTTG ATGCAAAGCGCTTGATCGGTAGGAAATTCAGCGATGCCTCTGTTAAGAGTGACATGAAGTTGTGGCCTTTCAAGGTTCGTGGTGTCGGGGATAAACCCATGATTGTGGTTAACTACAAGAATGTTGAGAAAAAATTTGCTGCTGAAGAGATATCTTCCATGATTCTCGTTAAGATGCGTGAAATAGCAGAAGCCTACATCGGATCGACAGTAAATAATGCTGTTGTAACTGTTCCAGCATACTTCAATGATTTTCAACGTCAGGCCACAAAGGATGCCGGTGTAATTGCAGGGATGAATATTATCCGTATCATCAATGAGCCAACCGCTGCCGCCATTGCCTATGGTCTTGACAGAAAGGGAAATACTGTTGGCGGAAAGAACGTTCTTATATTTGATCTTGGTGGTGGTACATTCGATGTTTCCCTTCTCAAGATTGAAGAGGGAATTTTTGAGGTGAAAGCTACAGCTGGAGATACTCATCTTGGAGGTGAAGATTTTGACAATAGAATGGTGAATCATTTCGTACAAGAGTTCAAGAGAAAACATGAAAAAGATATCAGTAAGAACCCCAGAGCACTAAGGAGATTGAAAACATCTTGTGAAAGAGCAAAGAGAACTCTTTCTTCTACCTCTCAAACTACCATTGAGATTGATTCTTTATTTGAAGATATTGACTTTTACTCCACAATAACAAGAGCAAAATTTGAGGATATCAACTTGGATCTCTTTATAAAATGTATGAAGCCTGTGGACAAGTGTTTGAGAGATGCTAAAATGGACAAAAGCATTGTTCATGATGTTGTTCTTGTTGGGGGATCTACTAGAATCCCAAAAATACGACAACTATTACAAGATCTTTTTAATGGTAAGGAGCTTTGCAAGAGCATCAATCCTGATGAAGCGGTTGCATATGGTGCGACCGTACAAGCTGCAATTTTGAGCATTGAGGGATATAATGAGAAAGTTCAAGACTTGCTATTGTTGGATGTCACTCCACTTACTCTTGGTTGCGAGGATTATAAAGGACATATGACTATTGTTGTCCCAAGAAACACTACCATCCCTACCAAGAAACAACGATCTGTCACAACCATTGAAACTGCACAATCATGTATCAAGTTTGATGTGTATGAGGGGGAAAGTCCAATAGCCAAACAGAACAGATTGTTGGGTACATTTATGCTTTCACACATCCGTCCTGCTTCAAAGCGAGTTCCTGATATCAGCATTTGCTTTGAGATTGATGCCAATGGAATCTTGATTGTCTCCGCCGAGGAAAAATCAACAAATAATAAGAGCAAGATCACAATCACCAATAACAACAAAGGCAGCTTATGCAAGGAGGAAATTGAGAAGATGGTCGATGAGGCAAAGAAGTACATGTCCGATGATGATGATTACAAGAAGAAAATGGAGGCTATGGTTGCATTAGAAAACTATGCAACCAACAAGATGGACACAGTTCATAATCGCTCAAACCTCAACCAAGAAGACAAGAAAAGAATTGTGGATGCGGTTGAAAAGGTCCTCGAGTGGCTCGATGAGAATGAGAATCATCTTGCTGAATGTGAAGAATATGAGGATAAGCTGAGAAAGCTCGATAACTTGTGCAGTCCCATA CTTTCGAAAATGTACAGTAAGAGTAAACTCCAATACACTCAAAATCTTATAAGATctgaaaacagaaaataa
- the LOC133743342 gene encoding uncharacterized protein LOC133743342 isoform X1 produces MTDLGFTIVILCLSSTRTRKVIFGIASLQAMTETSLEQNLSQKRLRKVILNFCITNWFTSLSCEWNVIEQSGEVEVPGPCYRIIPAVVTTAVGQMCSLRWLGFLVLGLFWIACFWSIKLGDQFSVILATSRGLKQKVELKVNIISMNVDSP; encoded by the exons ATGACTGATTTGGGGTTTACGATTGTCATATTGTGTTTGTCATCAACAAGGACAAGGAAGGTGATTTTTGGAATTGCGTCGCTGCAG GCAATGACAGAAACGAGTTTGGAGCAGAATCTCAGCCAAAAGAGGTTGAGGAAAGTGATTCTCAACTTCTGCATTACGAATTGGTTTACGAGTTTGAGTTGCGAATGGAAT GTGATTGAGCAGTCGGGAGAAGTTGAGGTTCCCGGACCATGTTACAGAATCATACCGGCTGTTGTTACAACTGCAGTTGGCCAAATG TGCAGCTTGCGATGGCTGGGGTTTTTGGTGttgggtttgttttggattgcTTGCTTTTGGTCCATAAAGCTTGGTGATCAGTTTTCTGTAATTTTAG CTACTAGCCGAGGATTAAAGCAGAAAGTGGAATTGAAGGTCAACATAATTTCAATGAATGTTGACAGTCCTTAA
- the LOC133743337 gene encoding heat shock cognate 70 kDa protein-like isoform X2, with translation MATKCEGPTIGIDLGTTYSCVGVWQHGRVEIIANDQGNRTTPSYVAFTNSGRLIGDAAKNQVSKNPINTVFDAKRLIGRKFSDASVKSDMKLWPFKVRGVGDKPMIVVNYKNVEKKFAAEEISSMILVKMREIAEAYIGSTVNNAVVTVPAYFNDFQRQATKDAGVIAGMNIIRIINEPTAAAIAYGLDRKGNTVGGKNVLIFDLGGGTFDVSLLKIEEGIFEVKATAGDTHLGGEDFDNRMVNHFVQEFKRKHEKDISKNPRALRRLKTSCERAKRTLSSTSQTTIEIDSLFEDIDFYSTITRAKFEDINLDLFIKCMKPVDKCLRDAKMDKSIVHDVVLVGGSTRIPKIRQLLQDLFNGKELCKSINPDEAVAYGATVQAAILSIEGYNEKVQDLLLLDVTPLTLGCEDYKGHMTIVVPRNTTIPTKKQRSVTTIETAQSCIKFDVYEGESPIAKQNRLLGTFMLSHIRPASKRVPDISICFEIDAMVALENYATNKMDTVHNRSNLNQEDKKRIVDAVEKVLEWLDENENHLAECEEYEDKLRKLDNLCSPILNDMNE, from the exons ATGGCTACAAAATGTGAGGGTCCAACGATTGGTATCGACCTCGGAACAACTTACTCATGTGTGGGAGTTTGGCAACACGGTCGTGTTGAGATTATAGCTAATGATCAGGGCAATAGAACAACACCGTCTTACGTTGCTTTTACGAACAGTGGGCGTTTAATTGGTGATGCAGCCAAGAATCAAGTCTCCAAGAACCCCATCAACACTGTATTTG ATGCAAAGCGCTTGATCGGTAGGAAATTCAGCGATGCCTCTGTTAAGAGTGACATGAAGTTGTGGCCTTTCAAGGTTCGTGGTGTCGGGGATAAACCCATGATTGTGGTTAACTACAAGAATGTTGAGAAAAAATTTGCTGCTGAAGAGATATCTTCCATGATTCTCGTTAAGATGCGTGAAATAGCAGAAGCCTACATCGGATCGACAGTAAATAATGCTGTTGTAACTGTTCCAGCATACTTCAATGATTTTCAACGTCAGGCCACAAAGGATGCCGGTGTAATTGCAGGGATGAATATTATCCGTATCATCAATGAGCCAACCGCTGCCGCCATTGCCTATGGTCTTGACAGAAAGGGAAATACTGTTGGCGGAAAGAACGTTCTTATATTTGATCTTGGTGGTGGTACATTCGATGTTTCCCTTCTCAAGATTGAAGAGGGAATTTTTGAGGTGAAAGCTACAGCTGGAGATACTCATCTTGGAGGTGAAGATTTTGACAATAGAATGGTGAATCATTTCGTACAAGAGTTCAAGAGAAAACATGAAAAAGATATCAGTAAGAACCCCAGAGCACTAAGGAGATTGAAAACATCTTGTGAAAGAGCAAAGAGAACTCTTTCTTCTACCTCTCAAACTACCATTGAGATTGATTCTTTATTTGAAGATATTGACTTTTACTCCACAATAACAAGAGCAAAATTTGAGGATATCAACTTGGATCTCTTTATAAAATGTATGAAGCCTGTGGACAAGTGTTTGAGAGATGCTAAAATGGACAAAAGCATTGTTCATGATGTTGTTCTTGTTGGGGGATCTACTAGAATCCCAAAAATACGACAACTATTACAAGATCTTTTTAATGGTAAGGAGCTTTGCAAGAGCATCAATCCTGATGAAGCGGTTGCATATGGTGCGACCGTACAAGCTGCAATTTTGAGCATTGAGGGATATAATGAGAAAGTTCAAGACTTGCTATTGTTGGATGTCACTCCACTTACTCTTGGTTGCGAGGATTATAAAGGACATATGACTATTGTTGTCCCAAGAAACACTACCATCCCTACCAAGAAACAACGATCTGTCACAACCATTGAAACTGCACAATCATGTATCAAGTTTGATGTGTATGAGGGGGAAAGTCCAATAGCCAAACAGAACAGATTGTTGGGTACATTTATGCTTTCACACATCCGTCCTGCTTCAAAGCGAGTTCCTGATATCAGCATTTGCTTTGAGATTGAT GCTATGGTTGCATTAGAAAACTATGCAACCAACAAGATGGACACAGTTCATAATCGCTCAAACCTCAACCAAGAAGACAAGAAAAGAATTGTGGATGCGGTTGAAAAGGTCCTCGAGTGGCTCGATGAGAATGAGAATCATCTTGCTGAATGTGAAGAATATGAGGATAAGCTGAGAAAGCTCGATAACTTGTGCAGTCCCATACTGAATGACATGAATGAATAA
- the LOC133743337 gene encoding heat shock cognate 70 kDa protein 2-like isoform X3: protein MATKCEGPTIGIDLGTTYSCVGVWQHGRVEIIANDQGNRTTPSYVAFTNSGRLIGDAAKNQVSKNPINTVFDAKRLIGRKFSDASVKSDMKLWPFKVRGVGDKPMIVVNYKNVEKKFAAEEISSMILVKMREIAEAYIGSTVNNAVVTVPAYFNDFQRQATKDAGVIAGMNIIRIINEPTAAAIAYGLDRKGNTVGGKNVLIFDLGGGTFDVSLLKIEEGIFEVKATAGDTHLGGEDFDNRMVNHFVQEFKRKHEKDISKNPRALRRLKTSCERAKRTLSSTSQTTIEIDSLFEDIDFYSTITRAKFEDINLDLFIKCMKPVDKCLRDAKMDKSIVHDVVLVGGSTRIPKIRQLLQDLFNGKELCKSINPDEAVAYGATVQAAILSIEGYNEKMVDEAKKYMSDDDDYKKKMEAMVALENYATNKMDTVHNRSNLNQEDKKRIVDAVEKVLEWLDENENHLAECEEYEDKLRKLDNLCSPILNDMNE, encoded by the exons ATGGCTACAAAATGTGAGGGTCCAACGATTGGTATCGACCTCGGAACAACTTACTCATGTGTGGGAGTTTGGCAACACGGTCGTGTTGAGATTATAGCTAATGATCAGGGCAATAGAACAACACCGTCTTACGTTGCTTTTACGAACAGTGGGCGTTTAATTGGTGATGCAGCCAAGAATCAAGTCTCCAAGAACCCCATCAACACTGTATTTG ATGCAAAGCGCTTGATCGGTAGGAAATTCAGCGATGCCTCTGTTAAGAGTGACATGAAGTTGTGGCCTTTCAAGGTTCGTGGTGTCGGGGATAAACCCATGATTGTGGTTAACTACAAGAATGTTGAGAAAAAATTTGCTGCTGAAGAGATATCTTCCATGATTCTCGTTAAGATGCGTGAAATAGCAGAAGCCTACATCGGATCGACAGTAAATAATGCTGTTGTAACTGTTCCAGCATACTTCAATGATTTTCAACGTCAGGCCACAAAGGATGCCGGTGTAATTGCAGGGATGAATATTATCCGTATCATCAATGAGCCAACCGCTGCCGCCATTGCCTATGGTCTTGACAGAAAGGGAAATACTGTTGGCGGAAAGAACGTTCTTATATTTGATCTTGGTGGTGGTACATTCGATGTTTCCCTTCTCAAGATTGAAGAGGGAATTTTTGAGGTGAAAGCTACAGCTGGAGATACTCATCTTGGAGGTGAAGATTTTGACAATAGAATGGTGAATCATTTCGTACAAGAGTTCAAGAGAAAACATGAAAAAGATATCAGTAAGAACCCCAGAGCACTAAGGAGATTGAAAACATCTTGTGAAAGAGCAAAGAGAACTCTTTCTTCTACCTCTCAAACTACCATTGAGATTGATTCTTTATTTGAAGATATTGACTTTTACTCCACAATAACAAGAGCAAAATTTGAGGATATCAACTTGGATCTCTTTATAAAATGTATGAAGCCTGTGGACAAGTGTTTGAGAGATGCTAAAATGGACAAAAGCATTGTTCATGATGTTGTTCTTGTTGGGGGATCTACTAGAATCCCAAAAATACGACAACTATTACAAGATCTTTTTAATGGTAAGGAGCTTTGCAAGAGCATCAATCCTGATGAAGCGGTTGCATATGGTGCGACCGTACAAGCTGCAATTTTGAGCATTGAGGGATATAATGAGAAA ATGGTCGATGAGGCAAAGAAGTACATGTCCGATGATGATGATTACAAGAAGAAAATGGAGGCTATGGTTGCATTAGAAAACTATGCAACCAACAAGATGGACACAGTTCATAATCGCTCAAACCTCAACCAAGAAGACAAGAAAAGAATTGTGGATGCGGTTGAAAAGGTCCTCGAGTGGCTCGATGAGAATGAGAATCATCTTGCTGAATGTGAAGAATATGAGGATAAGCTGAGAAAGCTCGATAACTTGTGCAGTCCCATACTGAATGACATGAATGAATAA